The following are from one region of the Dermacentor albipictus isolate Rhodes 1998 colony chromosome 5, USDA_Dalb.pri_finalv2, whole genome shotgun sequence genome:
- the RpL18A gene encoding large ribosomal subunit protein eL20 produces MKASGLLKQYEIIGRHLPNAKNKYPSLYKMMIFAPDKVVAKSRYWYFTRKLKKMKKTNSEIVSIRRIYDKTPMKVKNFGVWLRYNSRSGTHNMYREYRDMTVSAAVTQCYRDMGARHSARASSIQIIRVEEIPSNKCRRPHVKQFHDSKIKFPLPSRINRNFHAPRFTTVRPQAKF; encoded by the exons ATGAAGGCCAGCGGTTTG ctCAAGCAGTATGAAATCATCGGGCGGCACTTGCCAAACGCCAAAAATAAGTACCCGTCCTTGTACAAGATGATGATCTTCGCTCCCGACAAGGTGGTTGCCAAGTCCCGATACTGGTATTTCACCCGCAAGctaaagaagatgaagaagacgaACTCTGAGATCGTCTCCATTCGTCGG ATCTATGACAAGACTCCAATGAAGGTCAAGAATTTCGGCGTGTGGCTGCGGTACAACTCTCGTAGTGGCACACACAACATGTACCGAGAGTACAGAGACATGACCGTGTCGGCTGCTGTCACCCAGTGCT ATCGTGACATGGGTGCACGACACAGCGCACGGGCATCTTCGATACAAATCATTCGTGTCGAAGAGATTCCTTCCAACAAGTGTCGGCGACCCCACGTCAAGCAGTTCCAC GACAGCAAAATCAAGTTCCCCCTGCCATCAAGAATCAACCGGAACTTCCATGCCCCCAGGTTCACAACTGTGCGACCACAGGCAAAGTTCTAA